Genomic segment of Deltaproteobacteria bacterium:
TTCTCGCCTCGCGCCGCACTGTGAATCACTTCCTGCAATCCCTCCGAGATCATGTCGCCGTCGCCTTGCATGGTGAAGACAAACGCGTCGGGGCGCACGCGCTTGACGCCGGTGGCAACCGACGGCGCGCGGCCGTGGAGCGCCTGCATGACATCGACATCCATGATCATCGGAAACGCGGTGTAGCAGCCGATGCCGGCCACACAGATGGTGCGATCGCGCAGCCCTAGCTCTTGGATCAGCTCCAAGATGATGCGCAATGCGACCGGCTCGCCGCAGCCCGGACAGAGTGAATGCTCGGTCTTGAGCAGCAGATCGGGTTTCTCGAACACCTTCTGCATTTCCATCGCTGCGCTCCTTCCCAAGGTCCAAGGTTCAAGGTTCAAAGTCCAAGGTTCCCCTGAACCCTTGAACCCTTCTTCGGATAGACCTCTTCGATGCGCTTGAGGATGTACTCCACGTTGAGCAGCGGACCGACGCCGAAACCCGAGTGGTCGTGGCTGATGCCGCCGATCGCATGCACCGGCGCGCGGCCGAGGACCGCGAGTTGGACATCCTCGATCATCTGCCCGGCGTTGAGTTCGAACACCGCCACCGCTTGCGCCCGCTCGGCGGCGGCAGCAACCGCCTGAGTTGGAAACGGCCACAACGTAATCGGCCGGACATAACCGACACGCAGACCGCGCTCGCGTGCCAGCATCACCGCGTACTTCACAAAGCGGCCGGGAAAACCGAAGGCGACGACCACCAGCTCCGCATCGTCGAGATAGCCGGTGTCAACGCGCACCTCCTCGGCCTTGATGGCCGCGTGCTTGTCGATCGCATGCGCCAGCGTTGTCGCGATATCGGTCGAGAGCTTCTCCGACGGCCCGAGCGGAGAGAGGGTAATGCCGCGACGCCCCCGAGCACCAGTGATCGCCCAACTCTTGTCCGCCGATCGTTGCGCAACGGTTTCATGAAACTCGACAATCTCCGAGGTGTGCGACAATAGGAAGTCGCCCATGATCATGACCGGATTGCGCCACTTGTCCGCGAGATCGAACGCGAGCTGCGCCAGATCGGCGGCCTCCTGTGCCGACGACGGCGCCAGCACGATGAAGCGATAGTCCCCGTGCCCACCGCCGCGGGTCGATTGGAAGTAGTCGCCTTGGCCGCGGCACATGTTCACGGTGACCACCGGGATCTGGGCGTTGGCCAACTCGGCGAAGCTCTCTTGCATCAGACTGATGCCTTGGCCGGTTGAGGCCGTCATCGCCCGCACGCCGCAGCCGGCCGCGCCCCACACCATGCCGATGGCTTCGATTTCACTTTCTGCGTTCATGCATACGCCACCGACCTGTGGCATGCGCGTCGACATGTACTCGAGAATTTCCGTCGACGGCGTAATCGGATAGCCCGCGTAGAAGCGGCACCCCGCACGCACCGCGGCTTCCGCCATCGCCGCGGACCCTTCCATGAGGGTCCGATCAATTCTGAGTTCGGTCTGCATACTGCCTTCTGCCTACTGCCCACTCTCCCGATAGACTTCAAAGCAGAAATCCGGGCACACTTTGGCGCACAGCTCGCAACCGGTGCAACCGTCGTGCAAAATCGGATAGCGATATCCTTTGCTGTTCACCGCCGTCGACATTTCCAGCACCTTGGGTGGGC
This window contains:
- a CDS encoding 4Fe-4S dicluster domain-containing protein: MTATVTIDQETCKGCVLCIPVCPPKVLEMSTAVNSKGYRYPILHDGCTGCELCAKVCPDFCFEVYRESGQ